Proteins from a genomic interval of Oceanispirochaeta crateris:
- the gcvH gene encoding glycine cleavage system protein GcvH: MEIRYAKTHEWAGKDGDLYVCGLSEYAQDKVGDVVFVELPESGAEVEQNAPFGVIESVKAANDLFSPLNGVVAEINSALEDEPELVNSSPLKDGWICKIKSDDQSFSALMSEDEYKEFLKGQDE; this comes from the coding sequence ATGGAAATCAGGTATGCCAAAACACATGAATGGGCAGGAAAAGACGGAGATCTCTATGTGTGTGGTCTCAGCGAGTACGCACAGGATAAAGTTGGGGATGTTGTTTTTGTAGAACTCCCCGAAAGCGGAGCAGAAGTGGAGCAGAATGCCCCTTTTGGAGTGATTGAGTCTGTCAAAGCGGCAAACGATCTTTTTTCTCCCCTAAACGGAGTCGTGGCCGAAATCAACTCAGCCCTGGAAGATGAACCGGAACTCGTCAATTCTTCTCCTCTCAAGGATGGGTGGATCTGTAAAATAAAATCGGACGACCAGAGTTTTTCTGCGTTGATGAGCGAAGATGAATACAAGGAATTCCTGAAAGGGCAGGACGAGTAG
- the aroE gene encoding shikimate dehydrogenase — MSRLCLTLCRSTLAENLQDLKDNSPEMGELRIDLLDSLDIEELLAFPEKAQIPLILTCRKTIDGGAWSGTDQERETLLLELLKGRYSYIDLEEDESSAALSQRAAEWGTQLIRSFHDFQGVPENLEDRLESMSHRGSLVKAAVMPQGVNDLLRLFQVGRSWKKNHPKEDNLILLGMGDFGVPTRILAPFLGSFLTFCSPGGAEAAPGHMSWEVLHDLYRVQDLTPLSSLFGIIGNPVLHSQSPQIHNPGYHSAGIDGVYIPFTVDDLKAFFDLADFLNIRGFSVTVPHKEGVRAFLKKEDEAVKAVGACNTVVRMGGGQEGWEGFNTDVIGFIEPLKGIAGSLKGKKAALIGAGGAARSAAYALLKEGCEVSIFNRNKDRALSLARDFSCLGGSLGFLEEKTAAGERYDLVIQTSSAGMHGSLEDVNPIPFFPFTGDELFYDIIYTPPETPAMRCAAAAGCRVLGGLPMLQEQGRAQFRLFTGCDL; from the coding sequence ATGTCCCGTTTGTGTCTGACCCTCTGCCGGTCTACGCTGGCAGAAAATCTGCAGGATCTTAAAGACAATTCACCCGAGATGGGCGAGCTCAGAATTGACCTGCTGGACTCTCTGGATATAGAAGAACTTCTTGCCTTTCCAGAGAAGGCGCAGATTCCTCTCATCCTGACCTGCCGGAAGACCATAGACGGAGGGGCGTGGAGCGGAACAGACCAGGAGAGAGAGACCCTCCTTCTAGAACTGCTGAAGGGGCGTTACTCCTATATTGATCTGGAAGAGGATGAATCTTCAGCGGCACTGTCTCAAAGGGCCGCTGAATGGGGAACCCAGCTGATCCGTTCTTTTCATGACTTTCAAGGTGTTCCAGAAAACCTGGAAGACCGCCTCGAATCCATGAGTCATCGCGGCTCTCTGGTCAAGGCGGCTGTCATGCCCCAGGGTGTGAACGACCTGCTGAGGCTGTTTCAAGTTGGCCGCTCCTGGAAAAAGAACCATCCTAAAGAAGATAATCTGATCCTCCTCGGTATGGGTGATTTTGGTGTTCCGACCAGAATCCTGGCTCCTTTTCTGGGTAGCTTTTTGACCTTTTGTTCCCCCGGGGGAGCAGAAGCGGCACCGGGTCATATGAGCTGGGAGGTTCTTCATGATCTGTATCGTGTTCAGGACCTGACTCCCTTAAGCTCTCTCTTCGGCATCATAGGAAATCCTGTACTCCACTCTCAATCCCCTCAGATTCACAACCCCGGTTATCATTCGGCAGGAATTGACGGTGTCTATATTCCCTTCACCGTGGATGACCTAAAGGCCTTTTTTGATCTTGCGGATTTTCTGAATATTCGCGGCTTCTCTGTCACGGTTCCCCATAAGGAGGGTGTCAGAGCCTTTTTGAAGAAAGAGGATGAGGCCGTGAAGGCTGTTGGAGCCTGCAATACGGTTGTCAGAATGGGAGGGGGCCAAGAAGGCTGGGAAGGATTTAATACGGATGTCATCGGTTTTATTGAGCCGCTAAAAGGAATAGCCGGGTCATTGAAGGGTAAAAAAGCCGCCCTCATCGGTGCTGGAGGCGCTGCCCGGTCTGCAGCCTATGCTCTTCTTAAAGAGGGCTGTGAAGTCAGTATTTTCAACAGAAACAAAGATCGAGCGCTGAGTCTGGCCCGGGATTTTTCATGCCTGGGAGGGTCTCTTGGATTTCTGGAAGAAAAAACGGCCGCGGGAGAACGCTATGACCTCGTCATCCAGACAAGTTCTGCCGGAATGCACGGATCTCTGGAAGATGTGAATCCCATTCCCTTCTTTCCCTTTACCGGAGATGAACTTTTCTATGATATTATCTATACTCCGCCGGAAACACCAGCGATGAGATGCGCTGCTGCCGCAGGCTGCCGTGTTTTAGGCGGTTTGCCCATGCTACAAGAACAGGGTCGGGCCCAATTCCGATTATTCACGGGTTGTGATCTCTAA
- the gcvPB gene encoding aminomethyl-transferring glycine dehydrogenase subunit GcvPB produces the protein MQSKVSSLWELSSPGRRVVQTPSSDVPKAELPAQLARKEDADLPEVSELDLIRHYTRLSTLNYSIDTRFYPLGSCTMKYNPRINEQTARMAGFAASHPYTPVQMVQGNLELMYSLQQGLGELSGFDSVSLQPAAGAQGELTGVLMIKKYHQSRGDTGRTHFLIPDSAHGTNPASVAMAGFTALEVSSDKRGNIDLDHLKSLCDSSIAGIMITNPNTLGLFEENILEVLQTVHDCGGLVYGDGANLNAIMGIVKPGELGFDVMHFNLHKTFSTPHGGGGPGAGPVGAGGALRDFLPGPIATLSSNGQYELVQPKKSIGRLKTFYGNFGVLVRAYTYLLSQGGSGLRESSENAVLSANYLMGLVKDILPPWYDRACMHEFVSSGENLPDGIHTMDLAKRLIDYGFHPPTVYFPLIVPEALMVEPTETESVETLDAFAAVLREIVKESKVNPELLHDAPHQELVSRLDEVMAVRKPILKNPKSS, from the coding sequence ATGCAGAGTAAAGTGAGTTCCTTATGGGAGTTGAGTTCCCCAGGAAGACGGGTCGTTCAAACGCCCTCTTCTGATGTCCCTAAGGCTGAATTGCCAGCGCAGCTGGCCCGAAAGGAAGATGCCGATCTCCCCGAAGTGAGCGAACTGGATCTGATCCGTCACTACACGAGGCTCTCCACCCTCAATTACAGTATTGATACCCGTTTTTATCCTCTGGGGTCATGCACCATGAAGTACAACCCCCGGATCAATGAACAGACAGCCAGGATGGCCGGTTTTGCCGCCTCTCATCCCTATACGCCGGTTCAGATGGTACAGGGAAACCTAGAACTTATGTACAGCCTTCAGCAGGGTTTGGGAGAACTTTCAGGATTTGATTCTGTCAGCCTTCAGCCCGCCGCCGGAGCCCAGGGAGAATTGACTGGAGTCCTGATGATCAAAAAATATCATCAGTCCAGAGGAGATACGGGAAGAACCCACTTCCTCATTCCCGATTCCGCACACGGTACTAATCCCGCCTCTGTGGCCATGGCTGGTTTCACAGCCCTTGAGGTCTCATCGGACAAGCGGGGTAATATAGATCTGGATCATCTTAAGTCACTCTGTGATTCTTCCATAGCCGGAATTATGATCACAAATCCCAACACCTTGGGACTCTTTGAAGAGAATATTTTGGAGGTCCTTCAGACCGTTCATGACTGTGGCGGGCTCGTGTATGGAGACGGAGCCAATCTCAATGCCATCATGGGCATCGTCAAACCGGGAGAACTGGGATTCGATGTCATGCATTTTAATCTTCATAAAACCTTTAGTACTCCCCATGGGGGCGGAGGTCCTGGAGCAGGACCGGTGGGAGCGGGGGGAGCCCTTCGGGATTTTCTTCCCGGACCCATAGCCACACTATCCAGTAATGGACAGTACGAATTGGTGCAGCCTAAGAAATCCATAGGGAGACTCAAAACCTTTTATGGAAACTTCGGCGTCCTCGTCAGAGCCTACACCTATCTTCTTTCTCAAGGGGGAAGTGGTCTGCGCGAATCCTCAGAAAATGCAGTACTCAGCGCCAACTACCTGATGGGACTGGTCAAGGACATCCTTCCTCCCTGGTATGACAGGGCTTGTATGCATGAATTTGTCAGCTCCGGAGAGAACCTGCCCGATGGTATTCACACCATGGACCTGGCCAAACGGCTCATCGACTATGGATTTCATCCCCCTACGGTCTACTTTCCTCTGATTGTACCCGAAGCCCTCATGGTTGAACCTACGGAGACTGAAAGTGTTGAGACTCTGGATGCCTTTGCCGCGGTTCTGAGAGAAATTGTCAAGGAAAGCAAGGTGAACCCTGAGCTGCTCCATGACGCACCCCATCAGGAGCTGGTTTCCCGTTTGGATGAGGTTATGGCCGTGCGCAAGCCCATCCTGAAGAATCCTAAGTCTTCATAA
- the gcvT gene encoding glycine cleavage system aminomethyltransferase GcvT produces the protein MLKTAVNSFHREQNARMVEYAGWDMPLFYAMGATEEHRLVRRSAGLFDVSHMGRFRIKGSGSASFLDYLITSDVRSLKIGQSGYGLLLNRDGGIIDDIFLYHTGPEDYILVVNASNLNKDLDWLNEHKSAYDVTVTDESPETSLFALQGPRVLPVLEILTGQNLQDEWDRFGIREFLFEDIPFLAGRTGYTGEDGVEIFVSNDKALALWKSLLEKFSLHCEIAPCGLASRDSLRFEPGFPLYGHEMNESILPPQALLKWACYLESDFIGKEALMALLEKGLETKLITLSLIEKGVPREGYEVLSKEGEVIGQVVSGLYAPTVDKYCANAFVPVAFAKAGTELQVSLRGQPKMAVVEKRPLYKPVYR, from the coding sequence ATGTTGAAGACTGCTGTCAATTCTTTTCACAGAGAACAAAACGCCCGTATGGTCGAGTATGCCGGATGGGATATGCCTTTGTTTTACGCCATGGGGGCTACGGAGGAGCACAGACTGGTTCGTCGGAGTGCCGGACTTTTTGATGTCAGTCATATGGGACGCTTTCGAATCAAAGGTTCCGGGAGTGCCTCTTTTCTGGATTATCTCATTACCAGTGATGTCAGGTCCCTTAAGATCGGACAATCAGGGTACGGCCTCCTCTTAAATCGGGATGGCGGAATCATTGATGATATTTTTCTTTATCATACGGGGCCGGAGGATTATATCCTTGTGGTCAATGCCTCCAACCTGAACAAAGATCTGGATTGGCTGAATGAACATAAGTCAGCTTACGATGTCACAGTGACAGATGAGTCGCCCGAAACTTCTCTTTTTGCCCTTCAGGGGCCCAGGGTTCTTCCTGTTTTGGAAATCCTGACGGGTCAGAATCTCCAGGATGAATGGGACAGGTTTGGAATCAGAGAGTTCCTCTTTGAGGATATTCCATTTTTGGCAGGTCGAACGGGATATACCGGGGAAGACGGTGTGGAAATATTTGTTTCCAATGATAAGGCCCTTGCCCTCTGGAAGAGTCTATTAGAGAAATTCAGTCTCCATTGTGAAATCGCTCCCTGTGGTCTTGCCAGCCGTGACAGTCTCCGGTTTGAACCGGGTTTTCCCCTCTATGGACATGAAATGAATGAATCCATCCTTCCACCCCAGGCTCTTTTAAAATGGGCCTGTTATTTAGAGAGTGATTTCATCGGAAAAGAAGCCCTTATGGCTCTCCTTGAAAAGGGATTAGAGACAAAACTGATTACCCTGTCTCTCATAGAAAAAGGCGTACCCAGAGAGGGATATGAAGTGCTCTCCAAGGAGGGAGAGGTCATTGGACAGGTCGTCAGCGGACTCTATGCTCCCACTGTGGATAAATACTGTGCCAATGCCTTTGTTCCTGTAGCCTTCGCCAAGGCTGGAACGGAACTGCAGGTTTCTTTGAGAGGACAACCTAAGATGGCTGTCGTAGAAAAGAGACCCCTCTATAAACCAGTTTATCGATGA
- the gcvPA gene encoding aminomethyl-transferring glycine dehydrogenase subunit GcvPA — MNENNRGWNMSYNPHTAEDRQKMLETLGLSSVKELFADIPEAYRYPEVNIPEGLSEMEVKNRLSSLAGANQNSEEGLWFLGGGIYRHYIPSVVDAVLSRGEFFTAYTPYQPEVSQGTLQALFEFQTMVAELYGMDVVNASHYDGAASMAEAALMALRCKPGRQTIYLDDNIHPEYKEVMRTYLSGTKAHLKEGLPGEDGACFITAYPGFTGEIKDLKALSGLAHDAGALFIVHADPLACSLLESPGACGADIVTGEGQPLGIPMSYGGPTLGLFATTKKLIRKMPGRVVGQTMDASGRAGCVLTFSAREQHIRREKATSNICSNQGLLALAAAVYMAAMGKQGIKETARLIYDKGAYAASVLDKVPGFQVKTSGPFFREFVLSCPRPARDIAHELELKGIFPGLALDRFEGFPESDLLVCVTEMNSKNDIDSLAAALGEVSK; from the coding sequence GTGAATGAAAACAATAGAGGTTGGAATATGAGTTATAATCCCCACACTGCCGAAGACCGGCAGAAAATGCTGGAAACACTGGGACTTTCTTCTGTGAAGGAACTCTTTGCAGACATTCCCGAGGCTTACCGCTATCCCGAAGTGAATATCCCTGAGGGGCTCTCTGAGATGGAGGTCAAAAACCGCCTATCCTCTCTGGCAGGAGCAAATCAGAACAGTGAAGAAGGATTGTGGTTTCTGGGTGGAGGAATCTATAGACATTATATTCCTTCCGTGGTTGACGCCGTTCTTTCCCGGGGGGAGTTTTTCACAGCCTACACCCCTTATCAGCCGGAGGTCTCTCAGGGGACACTCCAGGCACTCTTTGAGTTCCAGACAATGGTCGCAGAACTCTATGGTATGGATGTGGTCAATGCGTCTCACTACGATGGAGCGGCCTCCATGGCCGAGGCGGCTTTGATGGCTCTTCGTTGTAAGCCCGGACGGCAGACAATATATCTGGATGACAATATTCATCCAGAGTATAAGGAGGTCATGAGGACCTACCTATCGGGCACTAAGGCCCATCTGAAAGAGGGCCTTCCCGGGGAAGATGGGGCTTGTTTTATCACAGCCTATCCCGGGTTTACCGGCGAAATAAAAGACCTGAAAGCACTGAGCGGTCTGGCCCATGACGCGGGTGCCTTGTTCATTGTCCATGCGGACCCACTGGCCTGCAGTCTTCTAGAGTCTCCCGGTGCCTGCGGTGCGGATATCGTGACAGGAGAAGGGCAGCCCCTGGGAATCCCCATGAGTTATGGCGGACCCACTCTGGGGCTCTTTGCCACAACGAAAAAACTAATCAGAAAAATGCCGGGACGCGTGGTGGGGCAAACCATGGATGCCAGCGGCAGAGCCGGATGTGTTCTCACATTTTCCGCGAGGGAGCAGCACATCCGCCGTGAGAAAGCCACCAGTAACATCTGTTCCAACCAGGGGCTATTGGCTCTGGCCGCCGCTGTGTATATGGCCGCCATGGGAAAGCAGGGGATCAAGGAAACAGCCCGGCTTATCTATGACAAAGGGGCTTATGCCGCCTCTGTTCTGGATAAAGTCCCAGGGTTTCAAGTGAAAACTTCAGGGCCTTTTTTCAGGGAATTTGTCCTCAGTTGTCCCCGGCCTGCCAGAGACATCGCCCATGAGTTAGAGCTCAAGGGAATTTTCCCCGGACTGGCTCTGGACCGTTTTGAAGGGTTTCCTGAGAGTGATCTTCTTGTTTGTGTGACCGAAATGAATAGTAAAAATGATATTGACAGCCTAGCGGCCGCCCTGGGGGAGGTATCCAAATGA